In one bacterium genomic region, the following are encoded:
- a CDS encoding SprT-like domain-containing protein, producing MSYRDQEWLENLLADIWYKHFDDVEQNNDVVIIWAKRAKRRLGSIEVDARDGHTSIIKVNRLFQDLEVPEYVIRATIVHEMTHYAHGFGSPHEQKQKHPHSGGVVRREFAERGLVDLYIQQKRWLRENWRDFLLKKGMM from the coding sequence ATGAGCTATCGAGATCAGGAGTGGCTAGAGAATTTATTAGCTGATATATGGTATAAGCATTTTGACGATGTCGAGCAAAACAATGACGTAGTAATTATATGGGCTAAGCGCGCCAAGCGTCGTTTAGGCTCTATTGAAGTAGACGCAAGGGATGGGCATACCTCTATTATTAAAGTAAATCGGTTATTTCAGGATTTAGAGGTTCCGGAATATGTTATTCGGGCCACGATTGTGCATGAGATGACTCATTACGCCCACGGCTTTGGCTCACCACATGAGCAGAAGCAAAAGCATCCGCATAGCGGTGGTGTGGTGCGACGTGAGTTTGCTGAACGTGGGTTAGTTGATTTGTATATTCAGCAGAAGCGCTGGCTAAGAGAAAACTGGCGAGATTTTTTGTTGAAGAAAGGTATGATGTAG
- a CDS encoding DNA recombination protein RmuC — protein sequence MEVLIIVLLVGIFIALAFLVFRNLGMGSAKSSDLDTSAVQLLKQDLQNMQQLLVQTQSNMQDRLDKNNTNVQESVHQQMKQSSEIIRQVTERLTQLDETNRRVVDITSELKTLQNVLQNPKQRGVLGEYYLSQVLENVLPPTQYKLQYGFKNGDIVDAVIFLDKGKILPVDSKFSLENYNRIIERKDPGEREKLIRQFKQDLKSRIDETSKYIRPHEGTMDFAFMFIPSEAIYYDLLVNKVGTANTTARDLIEYAFRDKHVIIVSPTSFMAYLQTVLQGLRSLQIEEQARDIQERVGLLARHLKSYDTYMQKMGNSLSTTVGHYNTAYKEFKKVDKDVVKIAQTEQVIEPLLVDKPTTDD from the coding sequence ATGGAAGTTTTGATTATAGTTTTACTGGTAGGGATCTTTATTGCATTGGCCTTTCTTGTTTTTCGCAATTTAGGTATGGGGTCTGCTAAGTCTAGCGATCTTGATACTAGTGCGGTTCAGCTTTTAAAACAAGATCTTCAGAATATGCAACAGCTCTTAGTCCAGACGCAATCCAATATGCAGGATAGATTAGATAAGAATAATACAAATGTACAGGAAAGTGTGCATCAACAGATGAAGCAGTCATCTGAGATTATTCGTCAAGTAACCGAACGATTAACGCAATTGGATGAAACCAATAGGCGCGTTGTGGATATTACATCGGAATTAAAGACCTTACAGAATGTTCTGCAGAACCCAAAGCAGAGGGGTGTATTGGGGGAGTACTATTTATCGCAAGTTTTAGAGAATGTATTACCTCCAACGCAGTATAAATTACAATATGGCTTTAAGAATGGTGATATTGTAGATGCTGTTATCTTTCTAGATAAAGGTAAGATCTTGCCGGTTGATTCAAAATTTAGTCTGGAGAACTATAATCGAATTATAGAGCGTAAAGATCCTGGTGAGCGTGAAAAATTAATACGGCAGTTCAAGCAGGATCTAAAAAGTAGAATTGATGAAACATCTAAGTATATTAGGCCACATGAGGGTACAATGGATTTTGCTTTTATGTTCATTCCCTCGGAGGCGATATATTATGATTTGCTGGTTAATAAGGTAGGAACAGCCAATACTACTGCGCGCGATCTAATCGAGTATGCTTTCCGAGATAAGCATGTGATTATTGTGTCGCCAACTTCATTTATGGCATACCTACAGACGGTCTTGCAGGGCTTACGGTCGCTACAAATAGAGGAGCAAGCCAGAGACATTCAGGAGAGAGTTGGCTTGCTTGCGCGTCACTTAAAGAGTTACGATACATATATGCAAAAGATGGGGAATTCACTTTCAACGACAGTTGGGCACTATAATACGGCGTATAAAGAGTTCAAGAAGGTAGATAAGGATGTCGTTAAGATTGCTCAAACTGAACAGGTAATTGAACCATTGCTAGTTGATAAGCCAACAACAGATGATTAA